From the genome of Desulfovibrio sp. JY:
TCGGAAGGGGAGAGCGCGAGAGGGGAGAACCCTTTTCAAAGGGTTTCCCCTCTCGCATCCTCTTCTCACTTCTGTCTTTTCTCAGCTTCCCACTCGCGTTTGTAGTCCTCGAGCAACTCGCTGATGGCCCGGCCGATCCGCTTGTATTGCGGCGTGTCCAGGTTGGCCTGGGACACGCGCACGGACATGGTGGGGCCGGCGAAGCCGCCGCCGTCCATGAGCACCACGTCCTTTTCCCTGGCCAGCCGCCAGACGAAGTCGATGGGCTCGTGGGCGTCGCGCAGCCAGTCGTCGAAGTCGCGGCCGTAGCGCGCCGCCGCCAGCTTGTGGATATCGATGGTGGCGTAATAGCGGGCGCAGCCGGGACCGTCATGGGGCGGCGCGATGCCGAGGCCCCGGTAGAGCGCGGCGTAGCGTTCGGCCAGGAGCCCCCGGGCCTCGTTTTTATAGTCATGGGCTGCGGCGTCGAGGAGTTCGGCCAGGGAGAAAAAGACCATCATGGCCTGCTGGGGCGTGGACAGGCCGGCGGTGTGGTTTAGGGCCACGGCCCGGCTGTCGGCCACCAGCCGGTCGATGAGCTTCAAGCCGTCCGGGTCGGTGGTGATGGAGGCGTAGCGTTGCCGCAGGGCCTTGCGCTTGGCTTCGGGCAGGGCGGCGATCATGGGGTCGAGGGCGTTGTCCCGGGCGATGCCGATGACCCCGAGCCGCCAGCCGGTGCAGCCGAAATACTTGGAGTAGGAATAGACCAGGATGGTATTCCGGGGCGCCAGGGCGGCCAGGGAGGTGAAGCCGTCGACAAAGGTGCCATAGACGTCGTCGGTGAGGATGACGAGGTCCTTGCGCCGGCTGGCCACGAGGTCGGCGATGCGCTCCAGGGATTCTCTTGAAAGGCTGATCGACGGCGGGTTGGACGGGTTGACCAGGAAAAACGCCTTGACCGCGGGATCGGCCAGTTTTTCCAGCTCGCCTTCCGGGAACTGCCAGCCGAGGCTTTCGTCCATGGCGATGCGCAGGCTGGTCAGCTCGTAGTCGGCCAGGGGCGGAATCTCGAGGTAGGGCGAAAAGATGGGCGTGGCGATGGCCAGGGTGTCGCCGGGCGTCAGCAGGCCGTTTTCCTTGAGCGTGTTGAAAAGGTAGCTGATGGCGGCCGTGCCCCCCTCGGTAAGAAAGAAGTCCATGCCTCCGGCCGGGGGACGGCCGTCGAAGAGCGCGGCGTCGAGGTAGGCCCGGACGATTTTCTCGGTCAGGGGCAGCACCCGGTCCGGACTTGGATAGTGGTCGCCCAGGATGGCGTCGGCCATCTCGTAGGCAAAGGCGTCGCCGTCGAGGCCGAGCCGGCCGGTGACAAAGCGGTAGGCGTCGGTCAGAAACCGTGCGCCGTCCCGGTCGGCGTTGGCGGCGCAAAAAGCCAAAAGCCTTTGGCCGCAGCCCTGCCGTTCGGGGACGCCGGCCATGCCCGGCCGGGTCATCACGCGCCGGCCTTCCTCCAGGGCGAAGCCGCCGAAAAGGAAATAGGCTTCGCGCGGGGCAGTGGCGATCCAGTTGGGATTGCCCCGGCCGGCGTTGATCATCATCTTTTCGTGATTGGTTTTGGCCAGGTCGGCCAGCTTGTTTTTGAGCTCGAAGGGACTGAGATGCTCGTACCGTTTTTCTTCGGCGACCCGGTCGGCGGCCATGCGTGTCCTCCTTGGCGGTGTCGGAGAGGCGGGACCACGGCATGGTACGGCATGGCCGCGTTTCGGTAAATCGCCTTGCCGGGAAACCGCTTTCCCGGCGTCAGCCCGTCGTCCCGTGTTCCCGGGCGAAGGCGGCGAAGCGCTGGTCGTCGTTGCGGATGTGGCCGACGAACCACTCCCCCAGGTATTCGAGCGTTTCCAGGGACAAGAGTCCCGGCCCCTCGCTGGTGCGCTGTTCCAGGTCCCGCGTCATGCTGCGGAAGGTGTCGTGCTGGCGGCGATGGTCCGCGAGATCCGGGTAGTCGTAGCCGGCCATGGTGGCCTCCTCGTCGGTAAAATGGCCGTCGGCATAGGCCCGCATGCCCTGGAAGGCGTCCAGCACGCCCTGCCGATGGTGCCCCGCCTGTATCTGCGCCCCCAGTTCGGAAAGCATGTCCAGAAACATCCGGTGTTGCTCGTCGATGGCGTCAAAGCCGGTCCTCAGGCTGTCGTCGAAGATGGTGGACTGCATGGAGAATTCTCATCCTTCAAGGTGGTGGGACAGGCCGCCTCGAAGCCCGGGGCGGCCTGCCGGCGAACCGGGGATTATTCCGGCGGGGCCATGAACTGCGGGCCGACGGGGTCGGTCACGTGTTCGGCCAGGATACGGTTAACGGCCTCGAAATCGGCGGCCGTGAGCGCAAAGTCGAAGATGTCGCCGATGGGGGCCATCTGGGCCGGACGGCGGCCGCCCCACAGGGCCACCTCGACGCCCTGGTCGAGGACCCAGCGCACGGCGAAGGGGAGCAGTTCCTTGCCGTGGCGCTCCTTGGCCCAGGCGGCCAGGGCCCCGGCCGCACCGAGATATTGCCCGAACCGGGGCATGGCGAATTTGGGGTCGAACCGGCGCAGGTCGTCGCCGGTAAATTCCCGATCCGGCCCCATGGTCCCGGACAAAAGCCCCCGGCAAAGCGCCCCGTAGGTCATGAGCGCCACGTCGTGCCGCTTGCAGTAGGGCAGGATGGCGGTTTCCATATCCCGCTCGAACAGGTTGTAGGGCGGCTGGCAAAACGACAACCTGGCCCGGCCGCGGAAGGCTTCCATCTGGGCCGGGTCGTAGTTGCTGACCCCGAGGCAGCGCACCTTGCCCGACAGCCGCAGCCGCTCCAAGGCGGCCGCCGTTTCCTCGAAGGGCACCTTGCCGTCCGGCCAGTGCACGAAATAGATGTCGATGGTCTCGACGCCAAGCCGGCGAAGCGAATCCTCGACCTCGGCCTCGATGCGGGCGGGGCTGGCGTCGCGGCTGACCTGCCCGTCCTTCCAGGCCAGGGCGACCTTGGTCGAGATATGCACCCGATCGCGGCGGCCGTATTCCTTGAGGGCCTTGCCCACGATCTCCTCGGACCGGCCGAAGCCGTAGACCGGGGCGGTGTCGATCAGGGTGACCCCGGCGTCCAGGGCGGCGTGGATGGTGGCGATGCCCTCCCGCTCGTCGCTGCCGCCCCACATCCAGCCGCCGATGGCCCAGGTGCCGAGCGCCACCCGGGAAACCGTCAGATCCGTATCCGGAATGTGTACGTATTCCATGGCGATACTCCTGTCAGGTCGAGCGAGGGGAAACCCTTTCAACGGGTTCTCTCCTCTCACGCTCTCCCTTTCCTCGATATCATGCCGTTATGGGTGTTGTACGGGTAATGGTAATCGGCTGTTACTATTAAGAGTCTTTGGAAAGGGGGCCTGGGGGAAGAACCTTTCTGCAAGAAAGGTTTTCCCCCAGACGGTCTTCAATAGGCCCTAGGCCAGGCTGATGGCCTGGGAGGCTTCCCACAGGCCATGGATGTTGCAGAAGGCGGCGGCGGTCAGGGTGCCGGGGGCGGTGGTCTTCATGGAGAAGGTCACGCCGTGGAAGGTGTGGACGGGGCCGGTGTTGGGCCCCTCGACCGCCTCGCCGTGGGCGGTGAACTCGAAGCTGCCCACCTCGTAGGCGAATTTTCCGCCTTCGGGCTTGAAATAGACCCTGATCCAGCGGATGTGGTGTTCGGTGGTGTTGGGGTGGGCGATTTCCTTGCCCAGGGAGACGCGCACGTCGAAAAAGCCGTCCGCCGGGACCTTGGCCGGGCATTCGATCACCGGGACGTGCTTTTCCTTTTTCCAGTCAGCCGTTTGAAACAGATCGACCATACTCATGCTGCACCTCGCAGTGGTTTGGCGGCATGGTAAACACCTTTGGCCGTGGTTTGGCAAGCCCGGATGCGTTTAGCGGGGTATGTAGCCGTGATCCGCGCCGGTCGGGCCTTTTTTGCGGGCGGACGCGGGATGGCGCTCCTGCCAGCAGGCGCGTTCGGCTTCGAGCAGCCCCCAGTTCGTGAGCTTGATGGTGTTGCCGGCGCCGGTTTCCGGGTCCTCGCCCTCGACATGCTGTACGATCAGGCTGACCGGGCGGGTCCAGGGATCGATATAGCCCCACTTGTTGCCCATGATCCGGCCGTCGAGCTCGCCCTTGTATTCGGTCGGGTCGCCGTAGCGTGAAAGCAGCTCGCCGCTGATGCGGCGGAAGAAATCCAGGCTGCCGTCCCGGTAGCGGGCCTTGATCCTGGCCACCCGCCCCGGCGCGGCGCAGGTGCCGACCAGGACGTAGCCCGAGGAGAAGTACTTGTCGGGCTTGAGCGGAATGCGGCGCATCCAGGGGGCGTTTTGGACCGGGCGCTCCCGGGCGAGGGTGAGGCGGCCCCTGTAGCTTTTGGCCGCGTCGCCAAGGGTGATGCCGGCCAGGTTGGACGGCGTTTCGGCCCGGGCGGCGGTCGGCGCGGCCAAAAGCAGCAGGGCGAAAAGGACGAAGGCGCGGCAACGAAACATGGCGGACTCCTTGGGGGCGCGGCACGGGCATGGCGTCAAGGCCGATCCGGGCACCGGGCCGTGGCGGGGCGATCCCTCGCGGTTAGTGCTTGTTGCTGAAGCGGGTCCTGTCGTGGATGCCCCGGCGGTTGATCTCTCGGGCCTTGAACGCGTCGAAGTCGAATTTCCCCGGGGCGATGATGTCATGGCGCTTGCGTACGCTTTGGCGGATGAAAAACCATAAGCATATGCTGAGAATCAGGAAGAGCAAGGCGAAAACAAGAATTGTCTCCAACATGGGGTCGTCATAGCCTGAAAGAAAGCGAGTGTCATCCGGCGGCGTCGACTTCGGTGAAAAGCGCTTCCAGGTCGGTCGCCACCCGGGCCAGATCGGCTACGGCCCGGGCCGAGGCCTCCATGGCCTGGCTGGTGTCGGCGGCCGCGCCGGCGATTTCCCCGCCATGGCGGCCGGCCTCGTCGCCGGCGGCGGTCTGCGATGCGGCCGCCCCGGCAATGGCCCGCACATGGGCCGAGGTCGTATCCGCCAGCTCCAGGATGGCGCCCAGGGCCGTCCCGGCCTCACCGGCGATGCCGGTGGTCTCCGCGACCAGGGCCACGGCCTCGCCGGTGACCCGGTTGTTGGTCTCGGCGCTGTCGCGGATGGCCGTGACGTTGCGTCCGACCTCCTTGGTCGCGGCCATGGTCTTTTCGGCCAGCTTCCTGACCTCGTCGGCCACCACGGCGAAGCCCCGGCCCGATTCGCCGGCCCGGGCCGCCTCGATGGCGGCATTGAGCGCCAGCAGGTTGGTCTGGTCGGCGATGTCGGAAATGACGTCCAGGATGCCGCCGACCTCCTTGGCCTGGCCGGAGAGGGTCGCCATGTGCCCGCCGAGGTCGCCGGCCTTTTGGGACAGCTGTTTCATGCCCGAAAGCACCCTGGCCATGACGTTCGCCGCCCCGGCCGCCTGCTGGCGCGTCTGGTTGGCCACGGTGTCGGTCTGGCCGGCCTGTTCGGCGATGTCGCGGGAAGAGCGGCCGAGCTGTTCCACGGCCTCGCCCACCCGCTCCAGGCGCTCGCGCTGGTCCCGGGCCGCCCGGCTGGCCTGTTCGACCTGCGCGGCCAGGGTCTTGGCCGTCCCCGCCAGGTCGCCGGCCAGTTCTCCGGCCTTGGCCGCCCGCGCCGTCGTACGCTCGTTTTGCCGGCAAAGCGTGTCCTCCTTGGTCCGCAGCTCGGTGACGTCGAGGTAGAGACACAGCCCGCCGATGACCGTTCCGGCCGCGTCCTTGAGGGGAAAGACGTTGTAGAAGACGTTGCGCCGGCCGCCCTTGTGCCCGGTGATGGTCACCTCCTTGTTGGAGAAGACCATGTCCTGGCGCATGGCCTTGCCGACCACGGTTTCGCGGCCTGTTTCGTTGTAAAAGACCTCGGCCAGGGTGCGTCCGGTCTGGCTCGACGGCGGCGCGTCGATCTCCAGCATGCGCATGGTCGCTTCGTTGGTGTAAAGCGTGCGCTCGTCCGGATCGACGAGCAGGAAGGGGATGGGCAGGCCGCTCGTGATGCCGTTTAAAAAGCCCCGCGTGGTGCGCGAGGACTGGGCCAGGGCGGCGACCACCCCGGCCAGTTCGGGGGGCGCGTCGTCGCCGGCGGGCGTGTGCCCGGCCTCGATGTCGGCAAGGACCCGGCCCAGGCCTTCCAGGGTCTTGCGCCGTCCCAGGGCGGCGGCGATCCCCCCGGCAACGGCCACGGCGGCCGGGAACACCCCGCCGAGCAGGGCCGCCCCGGGCGCGTCCAAAAGCCAGCCGGCCAAAACGGCCAGGAGCAGGGAACAGGCCACGCCGCCAAAAAACAACCACAGCCGTCCGGACATGTTTTCCCCCTCGCCTGAAGGTCAGGCCCAGCCAACAGTTCGTCCCGATCGCGCACGCCGTCTCGCGCCGCCCCGCGTCCGTCAGTTCATACGCAGCATGCGGTGCGGCCCGCCGGTGGTGGTCATCTGCCACACCAGGCCGTCTTTGACGAAATAACGCGAGCCGTCGTACTCCGCCGTGACCGAGTCGCCGTTGATGACGGCCCCGGTCCAATCCTTGAACGTCGCCAGGCTCTTGCCGTCCATCACGTAGTACAGCATGGCGTAGCCGCTGCCTTCCTTCACCAGACAGAATTCGTACTTGTTGGGCCGGTTGTACTCGCTGGGCCGGCTCCTGACGTAGCAGCCGACAAGCAGCGGGTTGGGGGCTTTTTCGACCCTGGCGTACACCGACGGTTTCCCGGAGGCGTCCTTGGGACCGATGGCGTTGAGGCCGTTGCAGGCGCAAAGGCACAGGGTTAGGGCCGCGATGCAGGCGATGCCGGTGATGCGACGCATGGGTTGTCTCCCGGGTTATGGGTTGGTTTTATTTTCTATGTTTTTTCCCCGACAGAGTAAACCGTCACGGATGCGCTTTGTGCCGTGATGGCCGCCGTACAGGCGCATGGTCTCCCGGTCATCTCGCAGCGATCATTTTTGGTGATATTGGAAACAACTGCGGCCGGGGGTTGCCGGCGCATGGCAAAATGCCGTATCCCGACAATAGGCCCTTTATCCTCGCAGAGTAGAAACAAGGAGTTGCGCATGCCCCCGAGCCGACGTCGCATCCCGTTCCTGCGTTTTGCCTGTCTGTTGCCGGCGGTGTTGGGTCTTTTATTGCTTTGGGGCTGCGGCAACGGGGATGCCGACAAGGAGAAGGCCGCCGCGTCGCCGCCCGTGGCCGTCATGGTCGCGGCCCAAAAGCCGGTCGTGGCCGACGTGCCGGTTTACGCCGAATATGTGGGACGGCTGGCGGCCAAGGAGAACGTGGATATCCGGGCCCGGGTGGAGGGCTATCTCAAGGAGCGGCTTTTCACCGAAGGCTCCGTGGTGAAAAAGGGGGACCTGCTTTTCGTCATCGAGCCCCGCCAGTACCAGGAGAGCCTGCAAAAGGCCCGGGCCGAGCTGGCCCGCCAGCAGACGCTTTTGTCCAGGGCGCAGGTCGATTTCACGCGCTTCGAGAAGCTTTACAAGCAGGGCGCGGTCAGCCGCGATGAATACGACACCAAGCTCACCCGCCAGCACGAACTCGAAGCGGGCGTGACGAGCGCCAAAAGCGCCGTGGAAACGGCCGAGCGCGACCTCGGCTACACCCGGATAAGCGCCCCCATCACCGGGCGCATCGGCAAGGCCTTCGTCAATGTCGGCAACCTGGTCGGCAAGGGCGACAACACGCTTCTGGCCGAGATTTCCTCCACCGATCCCATCTATGTCGATTTCTC
Proteins encoded in this window:
- a CDS encoding bifunctional aspartate transaminase/aspartate 4-decarboxylase; protein product: MAADRVAEEKRYEHLSPFELKNKLADLAKTNHEKMMINAGRGNPNWIATAPREAYFLFGGFALEEGRRVMTRPGMAGVPERQGCGQRLLAFCAANADRDGARFLTDAYRFVTGRLGLDGDAFAYEMADAILGDHYPSPDRVLPLTEKIVRAYLDAALFDGRPPAGGMDFFLTEGGTAAISYLFNTLKENGLLTPGDTLAIATPIFSPYLEIPPLADYELTSLRIAMDESLGWQFPEGELEKLADPAVKAFFLVNPSNPPSISLSRESLERIADLVASRRKDLVILTDDVYGTFVDGFTSLAALAPRNTILVYSYSKYFGCTGWRLGVIGIARDNALDPMIAALPEAKRKALRQRYASITTDPDGLKLIDRLVADSRAVALNHTAGLSTPQQAMMVFFSLAELLDAAAHDYKNEARGLLAERYAALYRGLGIAPPHDGPGCARYYATIDIHKLAAARYGRDFDDWLRDAHEPIDFVWRLAREKDVVLMDGGGFAGPTMSVRVSQANLDTPQYKRIGRAISELLEDYKREWEAEKRQK
- a CDS encoding hemerythrin family protein translates to MQSTIFDDSLRTGFDAIDEQHRMFLDMLSELGAQIQAGHHRQGVLDAFQGMRAYADGHFTDEEATMAGYDYPDLADHRRQHDTFRSMTRDLEQRTSEGPGLLSLETLEYLGEWFVGHIRNDDQRFAAFAREHGTTG
- a CDS encoding aldo/keto reductase — encoded protein: MEYVHIPDTDLTVSRVALGTWAIGGWMWGGSDEREGIATIHAALDAGVTLIDTAPVYGFGRSEEIVGKALKEYGRRDRVHISTKVALAWKDGQVSRDASPARIEAEVEDSLRRLGVETIDIYFVHWPDGKVPFEETAAALERLRLSGKVRCLGVSNYDPAQMEAFRGRARLSFCQPPYNLFERDMETAILPYCKRHDVALMTYGALCRGLLSGTMGPDREFTGDDLRRFDPKFAMPRFGQYLGAAGALAAWAKERHGKELLPFAVRWVLDQGVEVALWGGRRPAQMAPIGDIFDFALTAADFEAVNRILAEHVTDPVGPQFMAPPE
- a CDS encoding class II SORL domain-containing protein, yielding MSMVDLFQTADWKKEKHVPVIECPAKVPADGFFDVRVSLGKEIAHPNTTEHHIRWIRVYFKPEGGKFAYEVGSFEFTAHGEAVEGPNTGPVHTFHGVTFSMKTTAPGTLTAAAFCNIHGLWEASQAISLA
- a CDS encoding methyl-accepting chemotaxis protein — translated: MSGRLWLFFGGVACSLLLAVLAGWLLDAPGAALLGGVFPAAVAVAGGIAAALGRRKTLEGLGRVLADIEAGHTPAGDDAPPELAGVVAALAQSSRTTRGFLNGITSGLPIPFLLVDPDERTLYTNEATMRMLEIDAPPSSQTGRTLAEVFYNETGRETVVGKAMRQDMVFSNKEVTITGHKGGRRNVFYNVFPLKDAAGTVIGGLCLYLDVTELRTKEDTLCRQNERTTARAAKAGELAGDLAGTAKTLAAQVEQASRAARDQRERLERVGEAVEQLGRSSRDIAEQAGQTDTVANQTRQQAAGAANVMARVLSGMKQLSQKAGDLGGHMATLSGQAKEVGGILDVISDIADQTNLLALNAAIEAARAGESGRGFAVVADEVRKLAEKTMAATKEVGRNVTAIRDSAETNNRVTGEAVALVAETTGIAGEAGTALGAILELADTTSAHVRAIAGAAASQTAAGDEAGRHGGEIAGAAADTSQAMEASARAVADLARVATDLEALFTEVDAAG
- a CDS encoding efflux RND transporter periplasmic adaptor subunit → MPPSRRRIPFLRFACLLPAVLGLLLLWGCGNGDADKEKAAASPPVAVMVAAQKPVVADVPVYAEYVGRLAAKENVDIRARVEGYLKERLFTEGSVVKKGDLLFVIEPRQYQESLQKARAELARQQTLLSRAQVDFTRFEKLYKQGAVSRDEYDTKLTRQHELEAGVTSAKSAVETAERDLGYTRISAPITGRIGKAFVNVGNLVGKGDNTLLAEISSTDPIYVDFSISERDYLELVKAMQAGNGGKAQDFPLTLILADDSTYPLPGEADMAERAVDAKTGTLGVRGVFPNPDGILKPGQFGKVRVLLENRKGALLVPQRAIFDVQGSKSVYVVGPENKIEAKAVTLGGSQNGSFVIDSGLTPDDMVVVEGITKVRPGAVVKVAPPLAKEGGGKE